In the Arachis ipaensis cultivar K30076 chromosome B04, Araip1.1, whole genome shotgun sequence genome, TTGGATTGCAgaataccaagctgatagattaATTTGTTAATAATGAgtgattgctttttttttttgtccttTTTNNNNNNNNNNNNNNNNNNNNNNNNNNNNNNNNNNNNNNNNNNNNNNNNNNNNNNNNNNNNNNNNNNNNNNNNNNNNNNNNNNNNNNNNNNNNNNNNNNNNNNNNNNNNNNNNNNNNNNNNNNNNNNNNNNNNNNNNNNNNNNNNNNNNNNNNNNNNNNNNNNNNNNNNNNNNNNNNNNNNNNNNNNNNNNNNNNNNNNNNNNNNNNNNNNNNNNNNNNNNNNNNNNNNNNNNNNNNNNNNNNNNNNNNNNNNNNNNNNNNNNNNNNNNNNNNNNNNNNNNNNNNNNNNNNNNNNNNNNNNNNNNNNNNNNNNNNNNNNNNNNNNNNNNNNNNNNNNNNNNNNNNNNNNNNNNNNNNNNNNNNNNNNNNNNNNNNNNNNNNNNNNNNNNNNNNNNNNNNNNNNNNNNNNNNNNNNNNNNNNNNNNNNNNNNNNNNNNNNNNNNNNNNNNNNNNNNNNNNNNNNNNNNNNNNNNNNNNNNNNNNNNNNNNNNNNNNNNNNNNNNNNNNNNNNNNNNNNNNNNNNNNNNNNNNNNNNNNNNNNNNNNNNNNNNNNNNNNNNNNNNNNNNNNNNNNNNNNNNNNNNNNNNNNNNNNNNNNNNNNNNNNNNNNNNNNNNNNNNNNNNNNNNNNNNNNNNNNNNNNNNNNNNNNNNNNNNNNNNNNNNNNNNNNNNNNNNNNNNNNNNNNNNNNNNNNNNNNNNNNNNNNNNNNNNNNNNNNNNNNNNNNNNNNNNNNNNNNNNNNNNNNNNNNNNNNNNNNNNNNNNNNNNNNNNNNNNNNNNNNNNNNNNNNNNNNNNNNNNNNNNNNNNNNNNNNNNNNNNNNNNNNNNNNNNNNNNNNNNNNNNNNNNNNNNNNNNNNNNNNNNNNNNNNNNNNNNNNNNNNNNNNNNNNNNNNNNNNNNNNNNNNNNNNNNNNNNNNNNNNNNNNNNNNNNNNNNNNNNNNNNNNNNNNNNNNNNNNNNNNNNNNNNNNNNNNNNNNNNNNNNNNNNNNNNNNNNNNNNNNNNNNNNNNNNNNNNNNNNNNNNNNNNNNNNNNNNNNNNNNNNNNNNNNNNNNNNNNNNNNNNNNNNNNNNNNNNNNNNNNNNNNNNNNNNNNNNNNNNNNNNNNNNNNNNNNNNNNNNATTTTATATATTGAGTTTATGTACTTTACATTTCTTAAAAAATTAAGTTAATATGTACACTATCAGAATAATGTCTGAATAAGTTAATATGACAACGAATACAATAAAGCATAACCAAaaccataaaaattaaaaatcaaacagAGTAGCATCGCAAACAATTGAAACAAATCTAAGAAAATTCCACATATAAATTCAGGAAGCTTTCAGGAATAGAGTTAAaaagaacaatttttttttaaaaatttcgacGGGGCCTACAGCTTAATTCCAAACAAATATAGAGATGTGATTGAAGAAAGGCAAAAAAGAATTGCAATGGTAACTATAACATGCTCAATGTACAGAGTAAAAAGCTACACCCATTCTCGGGCTTTTTGAAACTGTTGATCAACACTCATGATGTATAGTGTATCAAGTGAATCTATTAAAGTTGCCCAAGACCTCCAAAACTGTTGACACCACTCTTTGATTGAGGCTGGCATCGCCAGGGGGGAAATAGTTACTAAATATTAACGAAAAAAATAACTAATTGATAATAGAAACAGTTATTTGTACAACCACAATAAGCATTTTACTTCATCAAAATTATAATGCATACTATTTTTTGCATTGCAGTAAAAAATAGTAAACAAAATCAGGCATTGCAAAAACACCATAGTGTCATATTCAAAAGAAAGAAGCTGAACTACTAACTTTAGACCAAAAGCTTTAAAGTTGATTGTTCATATATAATTACCATACTTATAATCTGGGACAAAAAGAATACCTGAAGTTCATCTTGGCCCCATGGATACTTCTCATAAGTTCCCCAAGCATGGAGCATAGcttcttttactttttctcttctctcGATGTCAACTGGACCATCTACGATCTCTTTACTAGACTTGGTAGTTTTCCTCCTTAAGGCAATTTCCCCAACTTTACCACCATGGGCATTATTTAGCTCTTCCAACTGAAACAAGACCAATTGCTTACTCCCCGAAATAGcatattattaaaattgaaaaacaTTTCTCATGACAAAATATTATATTAACCAAATAAGAAACCTGTGCTGTATACAAACAGATCCAAAAAAAAAGTGCAATTAGTATCAAAAGATGAGGATTTAGCTTTATATAAGATTGAATAGAGAACGAGAAATTAAACTATGGATTTCAATCAGTTTGATGCAGGACTGATGCAGACAACACCAAACATATATGATCATTTTGTTAGTTGTGTTTGTTTCTTGTGATTGCAACATACAATGAACAAATGTACAAAAAGTTAGGCGCTTTACATCTTCTTACAAGATTTTGCATATCAGTAATTTCTTTCCGTAACTCCTCAACTTCTACCTGCATTTCACAGAACAATTAATAATGTCTGCAAAATGAACTTATGCAAAAACCAAAAGGATTTCAGCTTcccttaaaaagaaatttgaatagGAAATGAAAACAAAGTTCTACTTCAAAATCATCTACATGAATGAACCATCCTAGTTGTGCCTACCTCTAATTAGTAATTACAGCATTCTCAAGTCTCAACCTAGTAACAACTTGGTTGTTTAGCAATAAAAAACAGTAGTTCCATATAATTCAGCTCCAATGTTTCCTTCAGAGTTAATCTACAGTCTAATTCCAACAAATTAACGACTATGCAACTAATTAAAAGCCTCAATTGAGCAGATCCCTACAGAATCTTTGACTAATTACTAAGCTGAAAACCAATTCACTATTATAAATAATTCTGAGGGTTAGGGTTTACAGCGTACAGGGAAGAGGGAGGGAGCGGCGGCGGAGGGAGCGTGGATGGAGGGTTTGCGAGAGAGAGTGAGCGCCGAGCGGGGAGGCCTTGCCAGAGAGAGTGACGGCCGAGGGAGGGTCAGGGTTTACAGCATACAGGGGAGACGGAATGAGCGACCACAGACGGAAGGTGGATGGACGGAGGAAGCGCCGGCAGAGGGAGCGCCGACGGATGCATTGCGACAGAGGAGAGAGTGCGAGCGCCGGCGATGAGAGGAGATAGTGTGTTAGGGTTTCTTCGGAATTTTTAGGCGCATGAGCGCGGGCGTCAGAGAAGCGTAGTCTGAGTTTGGGAGCGCGCCACGGGGAATTTAAATTTTGAGTGAATACCCATCCGCCGGTTTCTGACAATTATTTtaaaaggacaacgaggccccgaaaaaaaaaaatactcaatcCGGTCCCTGCTAAatttttttgggactgattaaTCCCTGTGCTAAAAAAaacaacattgattttttttttgcacaagggcctcgttgtcttttcgagataattgtcaatAGCCGAGTTGGATTTTTTTTGTCAagggcctcgttgtctttcgagataattgttagGGGCTAATTTGAGTTTTTCTCTTAAATTTTTTAGTTGGAATCTTTTCGTCATGTTTTTTCAGGACAGTTGAAACTATGAGAATCGAACCCATAATTAACTCGATCAGTGAGTTATGGATCCTCTCCCTTTTTTAACAATTGAATAAGTAAAGTGTAATTtttcaccattaattttataagtgggaccaaaaataaatataaaaaaagtaaTAAAAGATTAAATATCACATTTtacactctcaattttttttaactccgatcataactaaaaaaataaaatgtacaAGATCCACAATAATGTTGGTGTAGCAGTAAAAACATACTACAGTCTAGGAAAAACATTTTTACAGAGAACACCAATTGAAAAAACAAGCCTAACTCGCCAACAAATTTAACTTACTGACCAATTTCAACAACAAAAAATTTAGTTTAGCAACAAATTCAATTCACTAGTAATTTTTAGCAACAAAAATATAGTTCAAAAGATGATTTATAGCAACAAATTCAATTCAATAGCAACAATAAATTTAGTTCAATACAGCAACAAATTGACAGCAAGAAAAGATGGTTCAACAAAGTTAACAGggacaaaggaaaaagaaaaattgaaaaggataGAAATTTTTTATGACGACTTTCATCCAAATATACATATTATCAAATAATCCCCATATTATAATTTGatgttttttaaaatattatcaaATAATCCCCATAAAAATAGTTATCGTtacaatttgatatttttttaacgGAAGTTCTTATTGTCTAAAAATAATAATGTCTGGGATCGAAGTTAGGGGTGGCAACGAGATGGATAGGGGCGAGTTTTTGTTCTACTCGATCCCGCTCCACCGTACAACAACTTGCATGGAACCCGTCTCGCTTCTATTTGCGGGTAGTAAAACGTTGAACCCTAATCCGCTTCTGCGGGTACCCGTCTCGCCCCTACCCGctcttataattattaaaattcaataaataaaattaaatttcaaaatttatataactatcNNNNNNNNNNNNNNNNNNNNNNNNNNNNNNNNNNNNNNNNNNNNNNNNNNNNNNNNNNNNNNNNNNNNNNNNNNNNNNNNNNNNNNNNNNNNNNNNNNNNNNNNNNNNNNNNNNNNNNNNNNNNNNNNNNNNNNNNNNNNNNNNNNNNNNNNNNNNNNNNNNNNNNNNNNNNNNNNNNNNNNNNNNNNNNNNNNNNNNNNNNNNNNNNNNNNNNNNNNNNNNNNNNNNNNNNNNNNNNNNNNNNNNNNNNNNNNNNNNNNNNNNNNNNNNNNNNNNNNNNNNNNNNNNNNNNNNNNNNNNNNNNNNNNNNNNNNNNNNNNNNNNNNNNNNNNNNNNNNNNNNNNNNNNNNNNNNNNNNNNNNNNNNNNNNNNNNNNNNNNNNNNNNNNNNNNNNNNNNNNNNNNNNNNNNNNNNNNNNNNNNNNNNNNNNNNNNNNNNNNNNNNNNNNNNNNNNNNNNNNNNNNNNNNNNNNNNNNNNNNNNNNNNNNNNNNNNNNNNNNNNNNNNNNNNNNNNNNNNNNNNNNNNNNNNNNNNNNNNNNNNNNNNNNNNNNNNNNNNNNNNNNNNNNNNNNNNNNNNNNNNNNNNNNNNNNNNNNNNNNNNNNNNNNNNNNNNNNNNNATATACACTAAAATCtgtcataaaaattaattattaatataaaatatacattataaataaattaaataatatatgtatgcATGATTTGGTGACTAATTTTTAATAAGcgtataacctttttatttattttatatcataTATATAGATCACAAGCCGCACATTCGCATTCCCTATACATATACTAGCCtaataattttgatttttcaCCATCTTTGTCATTGTGGCGTTCTTGTTTTGTGcttgaattattattattgtctAACCCTACACACACACATTTTCCATTCACACACGTAGGAACTTTCGGATGgcaaataaatataaaagttaCACAATCATTAGGACAAAATTGAGGCACCACCCTTTGTGGTATTTTTCGGAGACCAAACCCTACAaagagattaaaaaaaataatcattACTAATATAATTTGATTATCATAAACAATTTACAATATTTTAACGAACACATacatagaggaagaagaaaaaattaaatgtgCCTGGATTGGTTTTAAAAAGTTTTTGTtagaaattaatattatttttaatagatgttgtttcaaataaatattttattaaaatccgttatatagttttttgaaaaaaattcacATTGTTTAGTTTAACTAAAAGTGTCATATTTTTGTTcaaattaaaaacatcattgtTTAAAAGCCGTATgtaaattttctaaaatttataGAAAAGTATCCTTttagaggaaaaaaaaaaataaaaaaaaaagtataaatatgAGATGAAATAGAAAATACCATTGGTGACTACTAAAGCCAAAAGGATCATTACAAATGTTATCTTTGTTGCAATTTTCACCATGTCTTCTAATTTTTGGGATTTAAGAATACAATCTAAGTTAAAGTcacaaacaaaatatttttttttcttttgatgacTTCCCTCAAGACCTTCTCATGCATATTTATAGAGTTGGATTAATGTCGAAAACTAACAATAACTTATAATATATTCATAAAATACTTAATTGtggatatttttaattaatactttcTATTCTTagtttgtgacaaccaaagttgaCCATATTCTCTCATTATGTGTACATATAAATAAAGTGATAATTACTTGAAAATTAAAaactatttaataataataattataataataacaataactactatatatatagatttttttttttttNNNNNNNNNNNNNNNNNNNNNNNNNNNNNNNNNNNNNNNNNNNNNNNNNNNNNNNNNNNNNNNNNNNNNNNNNNNNNNNNNNNNNNNNNNNNNNNNNNNNNNNNNNNNNNNNNNNNNNNNNNNNNNNNNNNNNNNNNNNNNNNNNNNNNNNNNNNNNNNNNNNNNNNNNNNNNNNNNNNNNNNNNNNNNNNNNNNNNNNNNNNNNNNNNtttttttttttttttaaaggcaCCAAGATGGCTAGGGGATTTGGTAATAATATATTGCATGATCTAAAATTTGTTGGTATCAGTTATGATTTATTTATGTAGTAGTTATAACTAATTGTTGGTTTAGATAAACTTTTTCTAAAAAAATGTAATAGGTAAAATATCTTTTAATAGACTAAAATTAAATGTTAATTAATCAAGAAAATAGTCAATAATGTAATGTTGacgagaataaaataataaaatttttccaTTTATTTACCTTACTTaaatattatgtttttttttttttaagaaatgggCCAAAAGGATTAGAAGGTTTGGTAATATAATGTAATGCAGGATTTTAAATTTGTTAGTAATAAATTGTGACTAATTTGGTAATATAATGTAATGCTAAGGGAGACTATTACAGTTGTAAACAAGATTAATTGGTCTTTGGTAATACAATAATTTagatatccaaaaaaaaaaaagataaaaaaatatcattagtAACTATTAAAGTAAGAAAAATCAtcacaaatattatttttattacaatcTTTATCATGTCTTCTAATTTTTAGGATTTAAAAATACAGCTTAGGTTGAAGTTACACacaaaatattttctcttttGATGACTTCTATTAAGGCCTTTTCACGTATATTTATAGAGTTGGATTAAGTCAAAAGTTAATAATAACTTATAATATTttcataaaatattaaatttggatttttttaattcCTTCTATTCTTAGTTTGTGACAATCAAATAAAGTTGACGATGTTATCTCATTAATATGTATGCATATTAATAAAGTGATAATTACTTGAAAATTAAAAAACtatttgataataataataataataataataataataataataataataataataataataattgtaaggtcccacatcggttggggaggggaacgaagcatgccttataagggtgtggatatctCTCCCTAGTATaatgcgttttgacgagtgagtgtgggggactTCGGCTATCAtctctatcgtcaaaggcaaaatcgtgaggctttgtgtgccaaagcggacaatatcgtgctagcgggtggtctgggctgttacaataATAATGAGAAACATTaaggaagaaagagagaaaatgaaaaagcTTCGTATTCATGAATCTTTGAAGCTTAGTGCATCAAATTTCAAAGCTCAAATCAAAACTTTACTCTAGTTAATCTCTTTCTCTCAACTTTCTCTTTATTCTCATACTAACATCATCAAAATAAATTGAAGTACaatctctcttttttctcttcaaGAATTTGACCATAGTATTTGATCTTTGTCAACTTCATTATACATGAATATGAATAATAATTTTACACAACGAAAAAAACAGTATTTATAACcgaaaaaattgttataaaaaatttgaattttgaaataaaagaaatttataataaaaaaaattgagttaatagtcaaaatcgtccctgaaagatattCCAATCTCTATTTTCGTCTCCGAAagataaatttaatcaaaatcgtcctcgaaagatttaaaattaatcacgTTAGTCCCTCCGTCTATTTTGCCACTAACGACGTTAACTTTGCTGACGTGgcatgttagttttttttttttcatgggcTGTTAAGcccaaaaaacaaaaacagatcCTAACTACCCATAACCCGACCCACCCGTACCCACCCCTAAAATCCTTTCTCAACCGTCTGAGTAGCTTCAAGTCTCCATTCTCCTCACTGCAACACAACCTCCGCCACCTATCAAGCGTCTTAGAGCCCATGCTCCACAGCTGCTGCCTCTCTCTACTATCGGTTCGGATTAAGTCTTTCACATTTGGAGAGAGATCTGACTTACTTTGGAGTTTGGATTTTGTAGGTCGTCTCTGTGAAAATGATATTTCTTCTCTCCGTCGCTTTCGTTAGAGTTATTTAACAAATATTCTTGGTGCTTAAACTTATATCTCACTCCTTCACCACACTGGTATGTTTCATCGTTGTAGCtcccttttattactactatTTTATATCGTGTGAAATTTTCATTTTTTGAAGCTGTTGTGTCCAAAGATTGTGCCTTTTTTGGGGCATATCAGGTGTGGTGGTGTGATCATTCATGGTACACTGATCATGCGCttttgtttttgtgtttttgattCTAGTAATTTTCTGGTTTATCTTTGGGTTGCATTTTTGCATGCTTGGTTTTGTTCATAGAACGGGTCTTATCTTTGCTTAAACATTAAAATTGAACATTTTCTCTTGGTTAATTATTTTGCATGTTTGAGATTGTGATGATGCTATGTTGATTCCTTTGTTTATTTTGACATGCACCGAATTGGATTGGGGGTGGAAAGCGAGCACTATACTATTGATGTGGCGGCGGTGGCAGCAGCTGTGGAGCGGGGGCTCTAA is a window encoding:
- the LOC107638229 gene encoding mannosyl-oligosaccharide 1,2-alpha-mannosidase MNS1-like isoform X1 — its product is MQVEVEELRKEITDMQNLLEELNNAHGGKVGEIALRRKTTKSSKEIVDGPVDIERREKVKEAMLHAWGTYEKYPWGQDELQPQSKSGVNSFGGLGQL
- the LOC107638229 gene encoding mannosyl-oligosaccharide 1,2-alpha-mannosidase MNS1-like isoform X3 gives rise to the protein MQVEVEELRKEITDMQNLLEELNNAHGGKVGEIALRRKTTKSSKEIVDGPVDIERREKVKEAMLHAWGTYEKYPWGQDELQLGILQSNLQ
- the LOC107638229 gene encoding mannosyl-oligosaccharide 1,2-alpha-mannosidase MNS1-like isoform X2 translates to MQVEVEELRKEITDMQNLLEELNNAHGGKVGEIALRRKTTKSSKEIVDGPVDIERREKVKEAMLHAWGTYEKYPWGQDELQDHSVVLEGCRSSDCLQ